The Channa argus isolate prfri chromosome 22, Channa argus male v1.0, whole genome shotgun sequence genome has a window encoding:
- the il13ra2 gene encoding interleukin-13 receptor subunit alpha-2 isoform X1, whose protein sequence is MLMACKSGVTHQAALMLLLLSWRDSMLCNGLTVDPPEDLLIVDPGHLGRLEIRWRPPASLANLTECPKLYHLEYFNADSRNQVIRTSRISYSANFDLMKDVRVRLYTLLSGPCTNDTVIKSKRYTEVVQKPLITGIVAVAVQDFICVYHNMEYMECKWGRNPKMPADSQLKLYFWHKELQQAQECPKYIFSGEVRSGCNFTGKSLPDFTDINFCVNGSSREGPLKPTFISLQTQNQVKPGPTDNLYLQTGSDRQLEILWDNSAGGVPGECLEWEVEHSQEGPDKKMTSEHILTMETRLRLPSIHENQINCFRVRSKVHKYCAATSFWSDWSYPVCHPVVRMKEVAPEPESDMAYLYIAVSVIAILMLSLCVWAVFKVRSSKQEKKPYSLLNTLFSRSSILTVVDA, encoded by the exons ATGCTGATGGCGTGTAAATCTGGGGTGACTCATCAAGCCGCACTGATGTTACTCTTATTATCCTGGAGGGACAGCATGCTTTGCAACGGTTTAACAG TGGATCCTCCTGAGGACCTTCTGATTGTAGACCCCGGTCATCTTGGACGACTTGAGATTAGATGGAGGCCCCCTGCCAGCCTGGCCAATCTGACAGAGTGCCCAAAGCTGTATCATCTAGAGTACTTCAACGCAGACAGTCGGAAT CAGGTTATCAGGACATCTAGGATATCTTACAGTGCCAACTTTGATCTGATGAAAGATGTTAGAGTGAGACTATACACCTTGCTGAGTGGACCTTGCACAAACGACACTGTAATCAAGAGCAAAAGATACACTGAAGTGGTCCAGAAACCTCTCATCACAG GTATTGTTGCAGTAGCAGTCCAGGATTTCATCTGTGTGTATCATAACATGGAATACATGGAGTGCAAATGGGGAAGAAACCCAAAGATGCCCGCCGACTCCCAGCTAAAGCTATATTTCTG GCACAAAGAACTGCAACAGGCACAGGAATGCCCAAAGTACATCTTTTCTGGTGAAGTCAGGAGTGGATGCAACTTTACGGGAAAATCTCTCCCTGATTTCACTGATATCAACTTTTGTGTAAACGGTTCTTCTCGTGAAGGGCCCTTAAAACCAACATTCATCTCCCTACAAACCCAAAACCAAG TAAAACCTGGACCCACGGACAACCTGTATCTGCAAACAGGTTCTGACAGGCAACTGGAAATACTTTGGGACAATTCCGCTGGGGGTGTTCCTGGAGAATGTCTTGAATGGGAGGTGGAGCACAGTCAAGAGGGACCTGATAAAAAAATGACTTCG GAGCACATATTAACCATGGAGACGAGACTGAgacttccatccatccatgaaAACCAGATAAACTGTTTCAGGGTTCGATCAAAAGTTCACAAATATTGTGCAGCCACGAGTTTCTGGAGTGACTGGAGTTATCCAGTCTGCCATCCAG TGGTCCGAATGAAAGAAGTTGCACCTGAACCAGAATCGGACATGGCCTATTTATATATTGCAGTTTCTGTCATCGCCATACTGATGCTGTCACTCTGTGTGTGGGCAGTGTTCAAAGT GAGGAGCTCTAAACAAGAGAAGAAGCCATACTCTCTGCTCAATACCCTGTTTTCCAGAAGCTCAATTCTCACAGTGGTGGATGCCTGA
- the il13ra2 gene encoding interleukin-13 receptor subunit alpha-2 isoform X2: protein MLMACKSGVTHQAALMLLLLSWRDSMLCNGLTVDPPEDLLIVDPGHLGRLEIRWRPPASLANLTECPKLYHLEYFNADSRNVIRTSRISYSANFDLMKDVRVRLYTLLSGPCTNDTVIKSKRYTEVVQKPLITGIVAVAVQDFICVYHNMEYMECKWGRNPKMPADSQLKLYFWHKELQQAQECPKYIFSGEVRSGCNFTGKSLPDFTDINFCVNGSSREGPLKPTFISLQTQNQVKPGPTDNLYLQTGSDRQLEILWDNSAGGVPGECLEWEVEHSQEGPDKKMTSEHILTMETRLRLPSIHENQINCFRVRSKVHKYCAATSFWSDWSYPVCHPVVRMKEVAPEPESDMAYLYIAVSVIAILMLSLCVWAVFKVRSSKQEKKPYSLLNTLFSRSSILTVVDA, encoded by the exons ATGCTGATGGCGTGTAAATCTGGGGTGACTCATCAAGCCGCACTGATGTTACTCTTATTATCCTGGAGGGACAGCATGCTTTGCAACGGTTTAACAG TGGATCCTCCTGAGGACCTTCTGATTGTAGACCCCGGTCATCTTGGACGACTTGAGATTAGATGGAGGCCCCCTGCCAGCCTGGCCAATCTGACAGAGTGCCCAAAGCTGTATCATCTAGAGTACTTCAACGCAGACAGTCGGAAT GTTATCAGGACATCTAGGATATCTTACAGTGCCAACTTTGATCTGATGAAAGATGTTAGAGTGAGACTATACACCTTGCTGAGTGGACCTTGCACAAACGACACTGTAATCAAGAGCAAAAGATACACTGAAGTGGTCCAGAAACCTCTCATCACAG GTATTGTTGCAGTAGCAGTCCAGGATTTCATCTGTGTGTATCATAACATGGAATACATGGAGTGCAAATGGGGAAGAAACCCAAAGATGCCCGCCGACTCCCAGCTAAAGCTATATTTCTG GCACAAAGAACTGCAACAGGCACAGGAATGCCCAAAGTACATCTTTTCTGGTGAAGTCAGGAGTGGATGCAACTTTACGGGAAAATCTCTCCCTGATTTCACTGATATCAACTTTTGTGTAAACGGTTCTTCTCGTGAAGGGCCCTTAAAACCAACATTCATCTCCCTACAAACCCAAAACCAAG TAAAACCTGGACCCACGGACAACCTGTATCTGCAAACAGGTTCTGACAGGCAACTGGAAATACTTTGGGACAATTCCGCTGGGGGTGTTCCTGGAGAATGTCTTGAATGGGAGGTGGAGCACAGTCAAGAGGGACCTGATAAAAAAATGACTTCG GAGCACATATTAACCATGGAGACGAGACTGAgacttccatccatccatgaaAACCAGATAAACTGTTTCAGGGTTCGATCAAAAGTTCACAAATATTGTGCAGCCACGAGTTTCTGGAGTGACTGGAGTTATCCAGTCTGCCATCCAG TGGTCCGAATGAAAGAAGTTGCACCTGAACCAGAATCGGACATGGCCTATTTATATATTGCAGTTTCTGTCATCGCCATACTGATGCTGTCACTCTGTGTGTGGGCAGTGTTCAAAGT GAGGAGCTCTAAACAAGAGAAGAAGCCATACTCTCTGCTCAATACCCTGTTTTCCAGAAGCTCAATTCTCACAGTGGTGGATGCCTGA
- the il13ra2 gene encoding interleukin-13 receptor subunit alpha-2 isoform X3, whose translation MLMACKSGVTHQAALMLLLLSWRDSMLCNGLTVDPPEDLLIVDPGHLGRLEIRWRPPASLANLTECPKLYHLEYFNADSRNQVIRTSRISYSANFDLMKDVRVRLYTLLSGPCTNDTVIKSKRYTEVVQKPLITGIVAVAVQDFICVYHNMEYMECKWGRNPKMPADSQLKLYFWHKELQQAQECPKYIFSGEVRSGCNFTGKSLPDFTDINFCVNGSSREGPLKPTFISLQTQNQVKPGPTDNLYLQTGSDRQLEILWDNSAGGVPGECLEWEVEHSQEGPDKKMTSEHILTMETRLRLPSIHENQINCFRVRSKVHKYCAATSFWSDWSYPVCHPATSTNLYESH comes from the exons ATGCTGATGGCGTGTAAATCTGGGGTGACTCATCAAGCCGCACTGATGTTACTCTTATTATCCTGGAGGGACAGCATGCTTTGCAACGGTTTAACAG TGGATCCTCCTGAGGACCTTCTGATTGTAGACCCCGGTCATCTTGGACGACTTGAGATTAGATGGAGGCCCCCTGCCAGCCTGGCCAATCTGACAGAGTGCCCAAAGCTGTATCATCTAGAGTACTTCAACGCAGACAGTCGGAAT CAGGTTATCAGGACATCTAGGATATCTTACAGTGCCAACTTTGATCTGATGAAAGATGTTAGAGTGAGACTATACACCTTGCTGAGTGGACCTTGCACAAACGACACTGTAATCAAGAGCAAAAGATACACTGAAGTGGTCCAGAAACCTCTCATCACAG GTATTGTTGCAGTAGCAGTCCAGGATTTCATCTGTGTGTATCATAACATGGAATACATGGAGTGCAAATGGGGAAGAAACCCAAAGATGCCCGCCGACTCCCAGCTAAAGCTATATTTCTG GCACAAAGAACTGCAACAGGCACAGGAATGCCCAAAGTACATCTTTTCTGGTGAAGTCAGGAGTGGATGCAACTTTACGGGAAAATCTCTCCCTGATTTCACTGATATCAACTTTTGTGTAAACGGTTCTTCTCGTGAAGGGCCCTTAAAACCAACATTCATCTCCCTACAAACCCAAAACCAAG TAAAACCTGGACCCACGGACAACCTGTATCTGCAAACAGGTTCTGACAGGCAACTGGAAATACTTTGGGACAATTCCGCTGGGGGTGTTCCTGGAGAATGTCTTGAATGGGAGGTGGAGCACAGTCAAGAGGGACCTGATAAAAAAATGACTTCG GAGCACATATTAACCATGGAGACGAGACTGAgacttccatccatccatgaaAACCAGATAAACTGTTTCAGGGTTCGATCAAAAGTTCACAAATATTGTGCAGCCACGAGTTTCTGGAGTGACTGGAGTTATCCAGTCTGCCATCCAG CCACATCAACAAATCTTTACGAGTCACACTAA